Proteins co-encoded in one Oreochromis aureus strain Israel breed Guangdong linkage group 3, ZZ_aureus, whole genome shotgun sequence genomic window:
- the LOC120435303 gene encoding uncharacterized protein LOC120435303 yields MLAGALDDIHCQYKIRGKVVRTTTDSGSNFVKAFHMFGAQNDADEDEGEDEADPETLDLTDHIDYHEASAILDEDSGLEYQLPPHQRCACHLLNLVATTDAALAESMNDTYKRLSRATFAKCQAIWNKTGRSHLANEVVEDKCELQLIRPNATRWNSTYLAIERIIRIIDEKGEDAIRSICEEFKVKMLSPAEVAFLREYCTTMKPLVKASNILQSESTSFMGWLLPVIQQLLSKLSRLETSSKTCVPLIRALQNGLQKRFGPMMEDPELAAAAVLLPKFKTSWTDRADVIAAALTYIKQHLEMTEHESEDQQRESFDEDEFFSKPISRRLQSAVELDFLLVPQTPWSCCTPSQPSKTSLLN; encoded by the exons ATGCTCGCTGGTGCGCTTGATGATATCCATTGCCAATACAAGATTAGAGGCAAAGTTGTAAGAACCACAACTGATAGTGGATCCAACTTTGTCAAGGCCTTCCACATGTTTGGGGCACAAAATGATGcagatgaagatgaaggtgAAGATGAAGCAGACCCAGAAACTCTTGACCTGACTGACCATATTGACTACCATGAGGCAAGTGCAATTCTTGATGAAGACTCTGGTTTGGAGTATCAACTCCCGCCTCATCAGCGATGTGCATGTCACCTGCTAAACCTTGTGGCAACAACTGATGCTGCCCTAGCAGAGAGCATGAATGACACCTACAAGAGGCTCTCCCGTGCAACCTTTGCAAAATGCCAGGCCATTTGGAACAAAACTGGCCGGTCTCATTTGGCTAATGAAGTGGTAGAGGACAAGTGTGAGCTACAGCTCATTCGTCCCAATGCAACACGGTGGAATTCAACCTACCTTGCCATTGAAAGGATAATACGCATCATTGATGAGAAGGGGGAAGATGCCATCAGGAGCATTTGTGAGGAGTTCAAGGTGAAAAT GTTGAGTCCTGCAGAAGTTGCATTCCTTAGGGAGTACTGTACCACCATGAAGCCACTGGTGAAAGCTTCAAACATCCTTCAGTCTGAGTCCACTTCCTTTATGGGATGGCTCCTGCCAGTAATCCAACAACTACTGTCCAAACTTAGCAGGCTGGAGACATCAAGCAAGACATGCGTGCCACTCATCAGAGCCCTGCAAAATGGCCTTCAAAAGCGTTTTGGACCGATGATGGAGGATCCAGAGTTGGCTGCAGCTGCAGTCCTCTTACCCAAGTTCAAGACTTCCTGGACTGACAGAGCAGATGTAATAGCGGCTG CCTTGACATACATCAAACAACATCTTGAAATGACAGAGCATGAGAGTGAGGATCAGCAAAGAGAGTCATTTGATGAAGATGAATTCTTCTCCAAACCAATCTCCAGAAGGCTGCAAAGTGCAGTTGAGCTTGATTTCTTGCTTGTGCCACAGACACCATGGAGCTGCTGCACTCCTTCTCAGCCATCAAAAACCTCTCTcttaaactga